Proteins from a single region of Noviherbaspirillum saxi:
- a CDS encoding ABC transporter ATP-binding protein translates to MSKPALEISNLTVGYGDVSVLRGLSLEIGQGQLVALIGANGAGKTTLLRTTSGLLRPVSGSIRLQGQEMQGCAPHQVVETGFVQSPEGKQLFLDMSIRENLLVGAHNRRARAVRDQTLKEVFSLFPILEERQHLAAATLSGGQQQMVAVGRALMAKPKVLALDEPSLGLAPIMVDRLFESIARIRDLGVTILVIEQNVFKVLQLADYGYVLENGAISMQGSGSELLADSHLRSTYLGI, encoded by the coding sequence ATGTCGAAGCCGGCGCTTGAGATCAGCAATCTGACGGTCGGCTACGGCGATGTTTCCGTACTGCGCGGACTGTCGCTGGAGATCGGCCAGGGACAACTGGTTGCATTGATCGGCGCCAACGGCGCCGGCAAGACCACGCTGCTGCGCACCACGTCAGGACTGCTGCGTCCGGTGTCGGGCAGCATCCGCCTGCAGGGGCAGGAGATGCAGGGCTGCGCGCCGCATCAGGTGGTCGAAACCGGATTCGTTCAATCGCCCGAAGGCAAGCAACTTTTTCTCGACATGTCGATTCGGGAAAACCTGCTGGTGGGGGCGCACAACCGGCGGGCAAGGGCAGTACGCGATCAAACGCTGAAGGAAGTGTTCTCCCTGTTCCCGATTCTGGAGGAGCGGCAGCACCTGGCGGCGGCGACGCTTTCCGGCGGACAGCAGCAAATGGTCGCCGTAGGCCGCGCACTGATGGCCAAGCCCAAGGTGCTGGCACTGGACGAGCCGTCGCTGGGACTGGCGCCGATCATGGTTGATCGTCTGTTCGAATCGATCGCCCGTATCCGCGATCTCGGCGTCACCATACTGGTAATTGAACAAAACGTCTTCAAGGTGCTGCAGCTTGCCGACTATGGATACGTGCTCGAGAACGGCGCGATTTCCATGCAGGGAAGTGGCAGCGAACTGCTGGCCGACTCGCATCTGCGGTCAACCTATCTGGGCATTTAA
- a CDS encoding transketolase, which produces MDISLPLADVALLPALRARALNLRRHMVTQARGKGQGYLGQGLGLADFLAVLYFHEFKNEDLDFARSDRKRFYLSTGHYSIAMWAALAELGVIELDSLSSYGADGSPLEMSTMEGHVAGIEMTGGSLGHGLGIATGAAMGYRHDGHGSAIHVEISDGELQEGSTWEAANTAAAFKLDNLVCWIDCNGIQADGPMVVPVEPVAARFQAFGWDAIEIDGNDLTQLLQAFAWARMREGKPRAIVMRTRPGCGIKRIEQRTRAHFVRIDANEWDDVARELEIENA; this is translated from the coding sequence ATGGACATCTCTTTACCTCTGGCTGACGTTGCGCTGCTGCCGGCATTGCGGGCAAGGGCGCTCAACCTGCGGCGCCATATGGTGACGCAGGCCCGTGGCAAGGGTCAGGGTTATCTCGGGCAAGGACTTGGGCTTGCAGACTTTCTTGCTGTGCTTTATTTCCATGAATTCAAGAATGAGGATCTTGATTTCGCGCGCAGCGACCGCAAACGTTTCTACCTCTCGACCGGGCATTATTCGATCGCGATGTGGGCGGCGCTGGCAGAGCTCGGCGTCATCGAACTCGACAGTCTTTCCAGCTATGGTGCGGACGGCAGTCCGCTTGAAATGAGCACGATGGAAGGACATGTGGCCGGCATTGAAATGACCGGCGGCTCGCTCGGCCATGGCCTCGGCATTGCCACTGGTGCTGCAATGGGATACCGGCATGACGGACACGGCTCCGCCATCCATGTCGAGATTTCCGATGGTGAACTGCAGGAAGGTTCGACCTGGGAAGCAGCCAACACCGCCGCAGCATTCAAGCTCGACAACCTGGTGTGCTGGATCGACTGCAATGGCATCCAGGCCGATGGGCCGATGGTGGTTCCTGTCGAGCCGGTCGCGGCGCGCTTCCAGGCATTCGGCTGGGATGCCATCGAAATCGACGGCAACGATTTGACGCAGTTGCTGCAGGCCTTTGCGTGGGCGCGCATGCGTGAAGGAAAACCGAGAGCGATCGTGATGCGTACCCGTCCCGGTTGCGGCATCAAGCGCATAGAGCAGCGTACGCGTGCCCATTTCGTGCGCATCGATGCCAACGAATGGGATGACGTGGCACGTGAACTGGAGATCGAAAATGCTTGA
- a CDS encoding transketolase family protein — MLELKQPGRTLAMSESEEVVGRASQFAPFSIGMLKAATVHPELVLLTADLGKYTDTAEFRERYPQRFFNVGMAEQALVMAAAGLSKVGKLSYCTTYGTFATRRAYDFLAIACAHSNESVKMFAGNPGLLSGYGGTHQANEDLALMRSIPGMTVLDPCDATEMAQIAEMAADLPGTVYCRLLRGNVPVVFDAATHRVEIGKGKVFGSGSDIGFVSTGSMTERVIDARKQLERQGVATSLFHTASLKPFDSAGLVAFASQVKRLVICENHVAIGGLATMAIDALQEAGLQRKVLKIAIPDQFTECGSHAYLLDRYGLSTGRIVERVAAWLEAA, encoded by the coding sequence ATGCTTGAGTTGAAACAGCCCGGCCGCACCCTGGCCATGAGCGAATCCGAAGAAGTCGTTGGTCGTGCGAGTCAGTTCGCGCCATTTTCCATCGGCATGCTGAAGGCGGCAACCGTGCATCCGGAACTGGTATTGCTGACCGCCGATCTGGGCAAATACACCGATACGGCGGAGTTTCGGGAACGGTATCCGCAACGCTTCTTTAATGTCGGCATGGCCGAGCAGGCGCTGGTCATGGCCGCTGCCGGTTTGTCCAAGGTCGGCAAGCTGTCTTATTGCACCACCTACGGCACTTTTGCGACCCGCCGCGCTTATGATTTTCTGGCCATCGCCTGCGCGCACAGCAATGAAAGCGTCAAGATGTTCGCCGGGAATCCCGGACTGCTTTCCGGCTATGGCGGCACCCATCAGGCCAATGAAGACCTGGCCTTGATGCGATCGATTCCCGGCATGACCGTGCTCGATCCATGCGACGCGACCGAAATGGCGCAAATCGCGGAAATGGCCGCCGACCTTCCGGGCACTGTGTATTGCCGTTTGTTGCGTGGTAACGTTCCAGTCGTGTTCGATGCCGCCACGCACAGGGTAGAGATCGGCAAGGGCAAAGTATTCGGCAGCGGCAGCGACATCGGTTTCGTTTCGACCGGCTCGATGACCGAGCGCGTCATCGACGCGCGCAAACAGCTTGAACGCCAGGGCGTCGCGACGTCGCTGTTTCATACGGCCAGCCTCAAACCTTTCGACAGCGCCGGCCTGGTTGCATTTGCGTCGCAGGTAAAACGCCTGGTGATCTGCGAAAACCATGTCGCCATCGGCGGCCTGGCAACCATGGCCATCGATGCGCTGCAAGAGGCTGGATTGCAGCGCAAGGTACTCAAGATCGCAATACCCGATCAATTCACGGAATGCGGTTCGCATGCCTATCTGCTCGACCGCTACGGCTTGAGCACCGGGCGTATCGTGGAGCGTGTCGCCGCATGGCTGGAGGCCGCATGA
- a CDS encoding glycerol dehydrogenase, whose translation MTVDMHAIRAFGSAHRYFQGPGALGLVGELAAGLGKRPLLVADGIVRDLVFPLASQSCTEHGLNLQWVEVHREVTRPMVRELVSQATRNGEAPDVVLAAGGGKGVDTGKAVAQELGARLVVLPTSPSNDGPCSRMFVYYDDQHRMVSVERMARNPDAVVVDTSLLVQAPRSLLVSGIGDALCKLYEGNQARGANGLNLFGGRNTIAAEQLCQACDRVIREDAVAGLAALDTGASNEAFERLTEALVLLSGLAFENSGLSLAHSLTRGLPMAGGTASTLHGFHVGYGLLVQFILEERSPSFMREQLAFYRSVGLPVNLRGLGVATPGIEVIRRIADGTMQAPHLRHFQRPLQAGDFVDAMQRLETFTAGSSLSE comes from the coding sequence ATGACAGTCGACATGCACGCTATCCGTGCCTTCGGTTCCGCACACCGCTATTTCCAGGGGCCGGGCGCGCTCGGGCTGGTCGGCGAACTCGCCGCCGGGCTTGGCAAGCGTCCGCTGCTGGTTGCCGACGGCATTGTTCGCGACCTGGTGTTTCCGCTGGCCAGCCAGTCGTGCACGGAACATGGACTGAATTTGCAATGGGTGGAAGTACACCGCGAGGTCACCAGACCGATGGTGCGCGAACTCGTCTCGCAAGCCACCAGGAATGGCGAGGCGCCCGACGTCGTACTGGCGGCCGGCGGCGGCAAGGGTGTCGATACCGGCAAGGCCGTCGCTCAGGAACTGGGTGCCCGCCTGGTGGTACTGCCTACTTCGCCGTCGAACGATGGACCATGCAGCCGCATGTTCGTCTACTACGACGATCAGCATCGCATGGTGTCGGTCGAGCGCATGGCGCGCAACCCGGATGCCGTAGTCGTCGATACCAGTCTGCTGGTACAGGCTCCGCGCTCCCTGCTGGTGTCGGGGATCGGCGATGCGCTCTGCAAATTATATGAAGGCAATCAGGCTCGCGGCGCCAATGGATTGAACCTGTTCGGTGGCCGTAACACGATTGCTGCCGAACAGCTATGTCAGGCTTGCGACCGCGTGATCCGGGAAGATGCGGTGGCCGGTCTGGCTGCGCTCGACACCGGTGCTTCAAACGAAGCATTCGAACGACTGACCGAGGCGCTGGTCCTGCTGAGCGGCCTCGCATTTGAAAACAGCGGTCTGTCGCTCGCACATTCGCTGACGCGCGGGCTGCCGATGGCAGGTGGTACGGCGTCGACGCTGCACGGCTTCCATGTCGGTTACGGATTGCTGGTGCAGTTCATCCTGGAGGAGCGCTCGCCCTCTTTCATGCGGGAACAACTGGCGTTTTACCGCAGCGTCGGGCTGCCGGTCAATTTGCGCGGCTTGGGTGTGGCGACCCCCGGCATAGAAGTCATCAGGCGTATTGCCGACGGAACGATGCAGGCGCCGCACCTGCGCCATTTCCAGCGTCCGTTGCAGGCAGGCGATTTCGTGGATGCCATGCAACGGCTCGAAACCTTTACTGCGGGTTCATCCCTCTCCGAATAG
- a CDS encoding SDR family NAD(P)-dependent oxidoreductase, whose product MEKRQDVKTAVISGGGTGLGLATALELRSRGYRVIALGFDTEPELEGAGIDFRRMDITDELALQTLAGQEPHVHLLINAAGTILHEGREHTVPGFRKVIDVNLHGTQLACLLFRQALAAAHGNIINFASMWSFFGSARNPGYAASKGAVVALTRSLAVAYAEDGIRVNAVAPGWIESRMSVNALNDPERGPAIRKRVPAGFWGKPVDIAKAACFLASDDARYITGVTLPVDGGYSIA is encoded by the coding sequence ATGGAAAAACGACAGGACGTAAAAACCGCCGTCATCAGCGGCGGCGGCACCGGCCTCGGGCTGGCGACAGCACTCGAGTTGCGCTCGCGCGGTTATCGCGTCATTGCGCTCGGATTCGATACCGAGCCGGAACTGGAAGGCGCCGGCATAGATTTCCGCCGCATGGATATTACCGATGAGCTTGCACTGCAAACGCTCGCCGGTCAGGAGCCGCACGTGCATCTGCTGATTAACGCCGCCGGCACCATTCTGCATGAAGGCCGCGAGCATACGGTGCCCGGTTTTCGCAAGGTCATCGATGTGAATCTGCACGGCACGCAACTGGCGTGCTTGTTGTTCCGGCAAGCGCTGGCCGCCGCCCACGGCAACATCATCAACTTTGCTTCGATGTGGAGCTTTTTCGGTTCGGCGCGCAATCCCGGCTATGCGGCCAGCAAAGGAGCGGTGGTGGCGTTGACGCGCTCGCTTGCGGTGGCCTATGCGGAGGACGGCATTCGCGTCAATGCCGTGGCGCCGGGCTGGATAGAGTCGCGCATGTCGGTCAATGCACTGAATGATCCGGAACGCGGACCAGCGATTCGCAAGCGGGTCCCAGCCGGGTTTTGGGGCAAGCCGGTGGACATCGCCAAGGCGGCCTGCTTTCTGGCGTCCGACGATGCGCGCTACATCACCGGCGTCACATTGCCGGTCGATGGCGGCTACAGCATTGCGTGA
- a CDS encoding class I adenylate-forming enzyme family protein: MSDPGMNLYNELHGITVPALLRRRAERYPFQLALSAQSHRGYRDRLSYAQLVMRMDAVARGLAERGVKSGERIALFLSNSAVREAVLTALGCYRLGAIVAPLNVRGADEELRHALTLVEPAFIVTTADAAERLRSLYPAARMLMLGGAPYAGDGWPDPELEFHRAALPENECAETPTVLLFTSGTTARSKAVTHCHRSQLFCGYAIGGAIGLSNRDTYQGAWPIFTSSVLNMACMSAWVYGASVVLEETPLDNAGRLHLIETEGTTVYHGVTSPLHFMIDEYQRGGYDLSRVRRIAYGGAAMPAEVIEKFRERLPRADQVHVWGMTETGPAGTYLAPWFLPRKAGCIGAAQPGCSVRVVDEDGAPVSTGESGELLFSGPAMALGYFRNPEATRETFVDGWVRTGDIGRMDEEGHFHFVDRKKDIINRGGLKISSAAVEDVIYRFAGVSEAAVVAIPHAGLGEDVAACVVAAAGVTLDTGALQAHCARHLADYATPRRWFILPALPKNPMGKILKRELRDALLLQLQGQEAA; encoded by the coding sequence ATGAGCGATCCGGGAATGAATCTGTATAACGAATTGCATGGCATTACGGTGCCGGCGCTGCTGCGCCGTCGCGCCGAACGCTATCCATTTCAACTGGCGCTGTCGGCGCAAAGCCATCGCGGCTACCGCGACCGGCTTTCGTATGCCCAACTGGTGATGCGCATGGACGCGGTGGCGCGCGGCTTGGCCGAACGTGGGGTGAAGTCCGGCGAGCGAATAGCGCTGTTCCTGTCCAATTCCGCCGTGCGCGAAGCGGTGCTGACCGCGCTTGGCTGCTACCGGCTGGGAGCCATCGTGGCACCGCTCAATGTACGCGGCGCCGACGAAGAGTTGCGCCATGCGCTGACGCTGGTGGAGCCGGCGTTCATCGTCACCACCGCGGATGCGGCGGAGCGCTTGCGCAGCCTGTACCCGGCGGCGCGCATGCTGATGCTTGGCGGCGCGCCCTATGCAGGCGACGGCTGGCCCGACCCGGAACTGGAATTTCATCGGGCAGCATTGCCGGAAAATGAATGCGCAGAAACACCAACCGTGTTGCTGTTCACTTCCGGTACCACCGCCCGTTCGAAGGCGGTGACCCATTGTCACCGCAGCCAGTTGTTTTGCGGTTATGCGATCGGTGGGGCCATCGGCCTGAGCAACCGCGATACCTACCAGGGTGCATGGCCGATTTTTACCAGTTCGGTGCTGAACATGGCGTGCATGTCGGCATGGGTCTACGGCGCGAGCGTGGTGCTGGAAGAAACACCCCTGGATAACGCAGGCCGTCTGCATTTGATTGAAACGGAAGGCACGACGGTTTATCACGGTGTGACCTCGCCGCTGCATTTCATGATCGATGAATACCAGCGCGGCGGCTATGACCTGTCACGGGTGCGGCGCATCGCCTACGGCGGCGCGGCCATGCCTGCCGAAGTTATCGAAAAATTTCGCGAACGGCTGCCTCGGGCCGATCAGGTACATGTGTGGGGCATGACCGAGACCGGGCCGGCCGGTACCTATCTGGCGCCGTGGTTCCTGCCGCGCAAGGCCGGCTGCATCGGTGCTGCGCAACCCGGCTGCTCGGTCAGGGTGGTTGATGAGGATGGCGCTCCCGTGTCGACGGGCGAAAGCGGGGAACTGCTGTTTTCGGGGCCGGCGATGGCGCTCGGCTATTTCCGCAACCCGGAAGCGACCAGGGAAACCTTTGTCGACGGCTGGGTGCGTACCGGCGATATCGGACGCATGGATGAGGAAGGCCATTTCCATTTTGTCGATCGCAAGAAAGACATTATCAATCGCGGCGGGCTCAAGATTTCATCGGCTGCGGTGGAAGACGTGATCTACCGTTTTGCCGGCGTGTCGGAGGCCGCCGTCGTGGCGATACCGCATGCCGGTCTGGGTGAAGACGTCGCCGCCTGCGTAGTCGCGGCGGCAGGAGTTACCCTTGACACCGGCGCACTGCAAGCGCATTGCGCGCGGCATCTCGCTGATTATGCGACGCCGCGCCGCTGGTTCATCTTGCCGGCGTTGCCGAAAAACCCCATGGGCAAGATTCTCAAGCGTGAGCTGCGCGACGCATTGCTGCTGCAGTTGCAGGGACAGGAGGCGGCATGA
- a CDS encoding quinone oxidoreductase family protein: MNTSQAYAMRIHAYGDVEQMRYEAIAVPPPGRGEVQLRQHAAGINYLDTYHRRGVFPLPALPGALGVEGAGVVIAVGEGVTRFRKGDRVAYACRPIGSYASLRNLPDQHLLHLHPEVSYEQAAAATLQGLTAHMLLRRVAPLHAGQTVLIHAAAGGLGSLLAQWASRDGAHVIGTVGSEAKAALALQNGCHEVILYNDEPFAEGVKRLTGGAGVDVVFEGLGGAVFHQSLTVLKPFGHLVNLGQVTEGLPTVPLAELGPARSLTVSVPGIFAYVATHPDLQTAADTLFGMIARRELKVHIGGAFALRDAAQAHAALQSRATTGSLILLPEQLS; encoded by the coding sequence ATGAATACAAGTCAGGCCTATGCCATGCGCATACATGCCTATGGCGATGTGGAACAGATGCGGTACGAGGCGATCGCGGTTCCGCCGCCGGGTCGCGGTGAAGTGCAACTGCGCCAGCATGCAGCGGGCATCAACTATCTGGATACCTATCACCGTCGCGGCGTGTTTCCGTTACCGGCCTTGCCCGGCGCACTTGGCGTGGAAGGCGCGGGAGTAGTCATCGCGGTAGGTGAGGGCGTGACGCGCTTTAGGAAGGGTGACCGCGTCGCATACGCGTGCCGGCCGATCGGCAGCTATGCGTCACTGCGCAATCTTCCTGACCAACATCTCCTGCATCTGCATCCGGAGGTCAGCTATGAACAGGCGGCCGCCGCCACGCTGCAGGGCTTGACCGCACACATGCTGCTGCGCCGCGTCGCGCCCCTGCATGCCGGACAAACGGTGCTGATTCATGCGGCCGCCGGCGGGCTGGGTTCGCTGCTTGCGCAATGGGCGAGCAGGGACGGTGCGCACGTGATCGGCACGGTTGGCTCCGAAGCAAAAGCCGCGTTGGCGCTGCAAAACGGTTGCCACGAAGTGATCCTCTATAACGATGAACCCTTCGCGGAAGGCGTGAAGCGCCTGACGGGCGGCGCCGGCGTGGATGTGGTGTTCGAAGGCCTGGGCGGCGCGGTATTCCATCAGTCGCTTACCGTGCTTAAACCCTTCGGCCATCTGGTCAACCTCGGCCAGGTCACGGAAGGCTTGCCCACGGTGCCGCTTGCGGAACTTGGGCCGGCGCGCTCGCTCACGGTATCAGTGCCTGGCATATTCGCCTATGTCGCAACCCATCCCGATCTGCAGACCGCAGCCGACACGCTGTTCGGCATGATTGCGCGCCGCGAACTGAAAGTGCATATCGGCGGCGCCTTTGCGCTGCGCGATGCGGCGCAAGCGCATGCCGCGCTGCAAAGCCGTGCAACAACCGGGTCCCTCATTCTGTTACCGGAGCAACTGTCATGA
- a CDS encoding acyl-CoA dehydrogenase family protein, protein MSIFNTPELRAFRAEVRQFLDAELDDELRQATRAGLHIPRALVARWQAALHGRGWGAPHWPVATGGPGWNALQRYVFEEELAFADAPPGDVLGLFLAGPMLIAEGNAEQKTRYLPGVLSGENFWCQGFSEPNAGSDLASLKTHARLDGDDWVISGQKTWLTGGHEADLMFLLARTEFEAKPQAGLSMFIIDMKSPGLTVNPIITIDEGHSVNALFLDEVRVPRENLVGTRGAGWGYAKDLLARERVNNAQAPRTKRDLVALEKLAGRLQGSDGELLASRPVIQRRLASLTVDYVALESAVLGVIAEQMAGKEPGPAASTLKIRGSELQQRVTETAMTLLGEAGIVLHPEYHGGPLATEAEGWIDRHLFRRVVTIYAGSNEIQKTIIAKSLLDM, encoded by the coding sequence ATGAGTATCTTCAACACACCGGAACTGCGCGCATTCCGCGCCGAGGTGCGGCAGTTCCTCGACGCGGAACTGGATGACGAGCTGCGCCAGGCCACACGTGCAGGCTTGCATATTCCCCGTGCGCTGGTGGCGCGCTGGCAAGCCGCGCTGCATGGTCGCGGCTGGGGCGCGCCGCACTGGCCTGTCGCAACTGGCGGCCCAGGATGGAATGCATTGCAGCGATATGTTTTCGAGGAAGAACTGGCGTTCGCCGATGCGCCGCCCGGCGATGTGCTCGGTTTGTTCCTGGCCGGGCCCATGTTGATTGCAGAAGGCAATGCAGAGCAAAAGACGCGTTACCTGCCAGGCGTCCTGTCCGGCGAAAATTTCTGGTGCCAGGGCTTCAGCGAACCGAATGCCGGTTCCGATCTGGCGTCGCTGAAGACGCATGCCAGACTGGATGGTGACGACTGGGTCATCTCAGGACAAAAGACATGGCTGACTGGTGGACATGAAGCCGACCTGATGTTCCTGCTTGCGCGCACCGAATTCGAGGCAAAGCCGCAGGCCGGTTTATCGATGTTCATCATCGACATGAAGTCGCCTGGACTGACAGTCAATCCCATCATCACCATTGATGAAGGCCATAGTGTCAACGCACTGTTTCTCGATGAGGTACGCGTGCCGCGTGAAAACCTGGTCGGCACGCGCGGTGCGGGATGGGGGTATGCGAAGGACCTGCTCGCGCGTGAGCGCGTCAATAATGCGCAGGCCCCTCGCACCAAGCGCGACCTCGTTGCGCTGGAAAAGCTCGCAGGCCGCTTGCAAGGCAGTGATGGCGAATTGCTGGCCTCGCGACCGGTCATTCAACGGCGGCTCGCTTCGCTTACCGTCGATTATGTCGCCCTCGAGTCGGCGGTGCTCGGCGTGATCGCCGAGCAGATGGCCGGCAAGGAGCCCGGCCCGGCAGCATCGACGCTGAAGATTCGCGGCTCGGAATTGCAGCAGCGCGTCACGGAAACCGCGATGACATTGCTTGGCGAAGCGGGCATCGTACTGCATCCCGAATATCACGGCGGTCCGCTGGCTACGGAAGCCGAAGGCTGGATAGACAGGCATCTGTTCCGCCGAGTCGTGACCATTTATGCGGGCTCCAATGAAATCCAGAAAACCATTATCGCCAAATCGCTATTGGATATGTGA
- a CDS encoding acyl-CoA dehydrogenase family protein, with translation MDNESFMLVVDNARRWFAQHQPLADRIARFHDGHAEAGDTRSTWTDMGWTALSVPEAEGGFDASMAQCFQLLRLAGSDARPEPLDLILMLGAVPALAPYMGGNMRLALADRWFGQLEFTDAAQTVLHGSSGALYGGHLATHALLPVVVKAQGACVLKLACVALDSPGVLREAVRLIDGRHTVRLRLQQAAVQVLDSEETTAPLADQVLDRAAAGLVADASGVFKGAFELTLDYLKQRRQFGRPLSDQQALQHRMADIFCDLQQMLALSERLAAEIDAQPAGPWTTLPIAKSFVGRRALRAAGQLIQVSGGIGMTEEYRLGHYYKRLHVAATLFGDAEHQLRRIAVRETLFAA, from the coding sequence ATGGACAATGAATCTTTCATGCTGGTAGTAGACAACGCCAGGCGATGGTTTGCACAACACCAGCCGCTCGCCGACCGCATTGCCCGTTTTCATGACGGTCATGCGGAAGCCGGCGACACGCGCAGCACCTGGACCGACATGGGCTGGACCGCGCTGTCTGTGCCTGAAGCCGAGGGCGGCTTCGACGCGAGCATGGCCCAATGCTTTCAGCTGCTGAGACTGGCGGGCAGCGATGCGAGGCCGGAACCGCTGGATCTGATCCTGATGCTCGGCGCCGTTCCCGCGCTCGCTCCCTACATGGGCGGCAACATGCGGCTGGCGCTGGCCGATCGCTGGTTCGGACAACTCGAATTTACGGATGCCGCGCAAACCGTCTTACATGGCAGCAGCGGTGCGCTTTATGGCGGGCATCTGGCCACCCATGCCTTATTGCCAGTGGTCGTCAAGGCGCAAGGCGCATGTGTACTTAAGCTAGCTTGTGTGGCCCTGGACAGCCCCGGGGTGCTTCGCGAAGCGGTGCGTCTGATCGACGGCCGCCACACCGTCAGGCTGCGCTTGCAACAGGCGGCAGTGCAGGTATTGGATTCCGAGGAAACAACCGCTCCGCTCGCAGATCAGGTCCTGGACCGGGCCGCTGCCGGGCTGGTCGCTGACGCTAGCGGTGTGTTCAAGGGCGCTTTCGAACTGACCCTCGATTACCTGAAACAGAGACGGCAATTCGGCCGGCCCTTGTCCGATCAGCAGGCACTGCAGCACAGAATGGCGGACATCTTTTGCGACCTGCAGCAGATGCTGGCCCTGTCCGAGCGGCTGGCGGCTGAAATCGATGCACAGCCTGCGGGCCCGTGGACGACCTTGCCAATTGCAAAAAGTTTCGTCGGGCGGCGTGCGTTACGGGCGGCGGGGCAACTGATCCAGGTATCGGGCGGGATCGGCATGACCGAGGAATATCGTCTCGGCCACTACTACAAGCGGCTGCATGTCGCTGCGACGCTTTTTGGCGACGCCGAGCATCAGTTACGGCGCATAGCGGTGCGGGAAACCTTGTTCGCGGCGTAA
- a CDS encoding SDR family NAD(P)-dependent oxidoreductase, which produces MNKVVLITGGASGIGWAAAQGFAAEGARVAIADLQVNTAQQHAMSLGAEHLGLGGDVSDEEQVAMLLERTLDRYGRIDVLINSAGIPDSFAPTVEQDVAAFRRLIDIHLTGSYMMSKGAAKTMLHQGKGAIINLSSIAGVLGLPLRNAYSAAKAGISMMTRTMGCEWAAGGVRVNAIAPGYMLTPFSRKLISEGKLDADRLRRRTPAGRLGTARHIADAMLFLASDRAEFITGVTLPVDGGYMAFGAASDAYGGPLDAIVGMTDELQ; this is translated from the coding sequence ATGAATAAAGTTGTACTGATCACAGGTGGCGCCAGCGGCATAGGCTGGGCCGCCGCGCAAGGTTTTGCGGCCGAGGGCGCGCGTGTGGCGATCGCCGACCTGCAGGTCAACACAGCGCAACAACACGCGATGTCGCTTGGTGCCGAACACCTGGGACTGGGCGGCGACGTGTCCGATGAAGAACAGGTGGCCATGCTGCTGGAGAGAACGCTCGACCGCTATGGCCGCATCGACGTACTGATCAACAGCGCCGGCATTCCAGACTCGTTTGCACCGACCGTCGAACAGGATGTGGCGGCATTTCGTCGCCTGATCGACATCCATCTGACCGGGTCCTACATGATGTCGAAAGGAGCGGCAAAGACAATGCTGCATCAAGGCAAGGGTGCCATCATCAACCTGAGCTCCATAGCCGGCGTGCTCGGTCTTCCCCTGCGTAATGCATACAGTGCCGCCAAGGCGGGCATCAGCATGATGACCCGCACCATGGGGTGTGAATGGGCGGCTGGCGGTGTGCGTGTCAATGCGATCGCACCCGGATACATGCTCACGCCCTTTTCACGAAAGCTGATCAGTGAAGGAAAACTCGACGCCGACCGCTTGCGCCGCCGCACACCCGCCGGTCGCCTTGGCACCGCCAGGCATATCGCCGATGCAATGCTCTTCCTGGCCTCCGACCGGGCCGAATTCATTACCGGCGTAACGTTGCCGGTGGATGGCGGCTACATGGCATTCGGCGCCGCAAGCGACGCCTATGGCGGGCCGCTGGATGCGATTGTAGGCATGACGGACGAACTCCAATGA
- a CDS encoding NIPSNAP family protein, whose translation MIYEERNYTFQPANFRRFLHVYEQEGLPLMNEHLGGLQAFFTAETGELNTVVHLWAYQDLADRERRRSAMWNDPRWLAYADKVLPWIIRMETRILQPTAFSPMR comes from the coding sequence ATGATTTACGAAGAGCGCAATTACACTTTTCAGCCAGCCAACTTCCGGCGCTTTCTGCATGTGTACGAGCAAGAAGGCCTGCCGCTGATGAACGAGCATCTCGGCGGATTGCAGGCATTCTTCACTGCAGAGACCGGAGAGCTCAACACGGTCGTGCATCTCTGGGCCTACCAGGATCTCGCCGACCGCGAGCGCCGCCGCTCGGCCATGTGGAACGACCCGCGCTGGCTGGCCTATGCGGACAAGGTCTTGCCGTGGATCATACGCATGGAAACACGCATTCTTCAACCAACCGCTTTTTCCCCGATGAGGTAA